CTATATATagttcattaattatttatataaaagaaatttatagttttttttttttataaagtttttatatgaaaagttaTTTGGATTTCTTATTAtcaaacaagaaagaaagaacattTGACTTCGACGATAACATTCTTCCTCAATATTGGTTGCTTTGATaacaatcaaaagaaaaaagcaaattttttatcatatgcaatcaaagaattaaaaaatgtaTGCTTAACTAAATTAGgattctctctcaaaaaaattaattagatttaataattaaatatttgatgacatgactattgatttttgatcatttttaaattttgtaagtatgaagAATAcacaaagataatgtaatttaatgatggaattatcaaaatttacatttaattaaaaaacattgAATGGTATAACGTTATTTAAAGTTACATCAGcgtaacattatatatatatatatatatatatatatatatatatatattatctttgatAATTCCAcctttaaattatattatctttgtatatttttcatgcttacaaaatttaaaaatgatcaaagatcaatagtcatgttaaaacatgtaattcaacggtgggattctcaaaatataaattctattaCAAATTATTGTgttgtgtaatattgtttagagTTATGCAAGgtgtaacatatatatatatatatatatatatatatatatatatatatatatatatatatatgaccctGCATTTTGTTATTCTTTTTGACAATCGTTGCCATTGAAGACCCATGTGAGCTTCTCTTatgaagtcttttttttttttttttttttttttttttttttttagaagggtCTCTTATCAAGTCAGTGGACAGATATACCTGATTAATCGGCATATTCTTAACTCTTAATTAAGATGTATTCTAAGATAATGCACTAATATTCCTTGTTCTGTTCACAGTCCATTTGGtgctttaaataaattaaaaaataaaatcagtcaaaaaaaattaaaaaataataattaaaagaaaattttgaaagccATGCCAAATAAGTTAGTAACTTGACTTTAATATGGTATATAATAATACATTAATACTTGATACATGTTCCACGACTGTTAATCTTACGAATCAGCGCAGTGACCATTCTCACCAATAATACAAAATCAGAatacaaaaacattttttttatagagaaaaacAAGGATGTCAAAGCTTTATGAGAATCATTTTGTTGTGGGCAGAATAGCAAAACTCATTGACATGAACACATATAGTGCTAAAACTACGGACAAACCATGTTTGCTTATTAATTATGATCGTCGGTAATTTAGACAAAgtcaacaaattatatatactttGGCATGTTATTGCAGCATGATTTGCCAAAattattatagttttattaGCCTGATAATTCAgtcattataattaaattaaatgttgtTTTTGCACCGTTCGTGACAAAAGCCTGAGTTGCGAAGCACAATACGTTAGCTAATACACTTGCTGTTCTTTTAAGTGTTAACCAGCACGACATTATAATGAAAAATCTCAGAATATACACagctttttataattttttatactaaaagaTCGTTGTTTCAGTAATATTAGGGTCATCAACGCATAAATATGAGCTAAAGCTACCCTctactttttgtgtgtgtgtgtgtagtggATTTGCACACATTTTCACCCCATCAACTTGTCAATTCATTAAGGTTGTAAACGTTGCATATCTCTATTCTCTAGTAGAGATTGGCAAGTGACAAACTGCAAGTGTCACATAAAAAAGGGTTGAGCCATCAAAAATTTAGTTCGATTCCTCGTTCTCGTTTCATTAGgtagattttaatttcaacccAACAATTTAGCTATcgcaattttcttttaatatatatatattttaaagataGTAAGAAAGGAAGAGGTGGTATTTAAACCACAAAAGATGTTATTATTACTGAACTATTGCTTTTAATCCCATATCATAATATATGCTGTCACTGACTCACTGAgctaattggtttttttttttttctttttttttaattgcttatGGCAGTTGGGGGAGGGGGAttccaatcaaaaaaatttattggccGAACGGCAACACTTGGCATCAGCAAAGAACCTTACATTGTTGGGTCCATAGATCTACAGTTGCCCCAATCCACAGTTTGTGATGTGTAATCTTCTTCAAACTCCTAAGGTTTCTTGACTTGCTTCTTGCAATTCCCAGTTATATATGACCTGAACTTGTGCAATAATTGATGAAACTTGGCATGCTCCACGTCCAAATGGAATATTTGCCTCCATTAAGAATAATGGTAAGTGGATGAGTGATGCCATTTTGGGCCATCTCGAAGTCTTACATTGAAAAATAGATCTTAAATTGAGAatctatgttaaaaaaaaaaaattgagtgatcAAGGGTCCTGATTGCAAAAAttgggcataaaaaaaaatattaaaaaaaaatacaatagtAGTCAATGATCAATGATGATTGGTTAATGGTGATGACATGACAGGCtgatatgagagagagaggacactTAGTTGCAATCGAATGAGAAATTCTGGTGTCACATCCAAAACCACAATTTTGTTCACAACTTGCCCATGCggcgagttgtggttggtggagggGTGTTGGTGGTCCATATGGGGACATCTCTCCATTAACCACAACTCGTTGTATGGTCGACTTATGTACAAAGTTGTGGTTTTGCTTTTGAGTGTGAGACTAGAATTTTTCCAATAGAGTCGGTAGAACTGCACTTGTACATATACTGATatacttgaggttgtcaacttATTGAAAATCCCTATTGGtgcaacattaaaaaaatgaagactAGAATGTTCGTTGTCCTTTGCATTGTTTGCACCGATTCTTAgctaaaaagtgaaaaaaaaaaaaaaaaaaaaaaaaaaaaaaaaaaaaaaaattttacatatcCATGCCTGTACGTTTCCACTAGTCCAATCATTTGCAAAAGTTTGGTTTAAATAAACCTTGATCCCTCTAGTTAATTCTGTCCATATGGTTCCAGTTTTatcattaaataattttttgaattattttcttcACCTCTCTTCAacattaaacaattaaaataaataaataaaaaattccatgCATTAAAGCCAGAGTGTACCTGCAGGATTATTTTACTATCCTTTATTTGACTTCAAATTCTGTGAATAAATAGTCCCTTAACCCCACACAGCAtgcaaaacaacaacaacaacaactactaCTGCAAAAAAGTCATGGAATCTCGAAGCGCCATTCTTTTGTCATCTttgcttttttctcttcttctaactGCTACTTCAGCCCAACTTAGCAGTGACTTCTACAAGAACACATGCCCGAATGTTGAAACATTAGTCCGCTCAGCTGTCACAAAAAAGTTCCAGCAGACCTTTGTGACTGCTCCAGCCACTCTTCGACTCTTTTTCCACGATTGCTTTGTTCGGGTTTGTAGTCTTATTTCACACTGcaaatttcaattcatttttcgtCCACGACTGTTGAGGTAGTAAGATATGTGATAAGTAtacaataaaagtgatgtcagtgATAATCTAATATAAAATGATGTTGTATTAATTACCATTTGTCATCtcaaaaaacttttgaaatttgatGTATTTATAGCATTGATAATTatcatttttggtttttggtaaAGACCTTCTTGGTTGGACTATAATCATGGTGAGTTTGCAAGATGAAACGTATGCATTGAGATATTGGCTTTCTTTGGCACAGGGATGTGATGCTTCAATTTTGATTGACTCACCAACTAATACAGCAGAGAAGAATCACCCGGATGATATTTCTCTTGCTGGTGATGGATTTGACACTGTGGTCAAAGCTAAGGCAGCTGTAGACAGTGACCCTCAGTGCACAAACAAAGTTTCCTGCGCTGATATACTAGCTCTTGCCACTAGAGATGTGGTTGTATTGGTATGTGGAAACAAAACGTTGGTTTTCTCTTAATTTTCAGTTCATTATTTTCAAAACGATATATAtagttttgaaaacttttgtAACTTTTCAAACTCTCAACTAATTTATACCTATGTAGTTGAACTTCCAGAGTCATTATAATCAAGCACCAACACATTTAAATAGTATATGCTTTGACATGTAATACAGACAGGGGGCCCAAATTACCCAGTCGAATTGGGGAGGCGTGATGGGAGGATATCCACTATTGCTAGTGTTCAAAGACATCTTCCTCAGCCCTTTTTCAATTTAGACCAGCTCAATTCCTTGTTTGGCTTTAATAATCTCACCCAAACAGATATGATTGCATTATCAGGTACCTGAATTCTTCAAGCCCTTTGATGAAGCTCTTACAATTTTCTATATAGCATAGATTTGACCGTTTTTAAACTTTGATAGATACAATAATAATGGGAAAATGATAATTTGAACGCTGTATGTTTTCATCGTAAATACGAAACGATATtaattgagctacaagactcttggcaaattaaatgtatttttaattaattgatcaAATTTATAAGATATCACAGGTATTTCCAGAGTAGAGTACAAGTGTTACTTTCTCATTTTATATGAATGTTGAATTCCATTAAATAATGagacctattaatatatatgaaatgTTAACAAACACTGTGCGGTGCTTGTTAAGATTTCCCTATATGGGTTCCActtaataaaaatgacaaaaaattattaaaaaggttgtcaaaaatgattaaaaaaaaactgttaaaaaattgtcaaaatgacaaaaagctacaaaaaatatataaaaagctgcaaaaaagttgttaatgggcactaatatattagaaaaataagTAACATGTCACTTCATCTGAGTGTATGACATCAATCATAAATCTACTAATGTGTAATGTAACTCACGGTATCTAACATGTCAAGTTTTATGTTTCCATTAGGTGCGCACACAATTGGGGTTTCTCATTGCAGCCGTTTCTCTAATCGAATCTACAAATTCAGCCCCAAAAACCGGATTGACCCAACCCTAAATTTGGCATATGCTTTTCAGCTTAGACAGATGTGTCCCTTAAATGTTGACCCCACAATCGCCATTAGTTTGGACCCAACCACACCAAATACATTCGACAATACTTACTACcaaaatcttcaacaaggaaAGGGTCTCCTAAGCTCTGATGAAGTATTGTTCACAGATGCAAGATCAAAGTCCACAGTCGATTTATTTGCATCAAACAATGACGCTTTTCAACAGGCCTTTGTAAATGCTATAACCAAACTAGGTCGAGTTGGGGTTAAGACTGGAAATCAAGGTGAGATTCGGCATGATTGCTCCCAGATAAActagaagagaagagaagagaattTTCTTCAAGCTTTGTTAATTATGATTGTATCACTAATCTATAAGTTCGCACTGATCATGATATTTCATTTCCATTAGCTTTTTTCAATGTAACTTTCAGaatataataaaagtgataCGTTCAACCTACAAAAAAATAATGCCAAATTAGACAATGTCATAAGAATTTTAGAGTACCTAAAGAGGACCATtcaaagctaattttttttactatagtAGAGATAAGCAAAGGTTGGATACTAAAGTTGGCAAGAGCTACCACGTCCCAGATTATATATATTCCtttcaatttgtttttgcttacaaattgttagaaatactgaatgaatgtattgtatttctcaagtaataaaatataaaagagtgCTTTTATATAAGAGGCATAGTATGTAGTACAATTATGTGTATAGTACAAGTAAAAAATGTAAGCCTAAAGCTCACAACCTATTACACGTTAACAGCCCCTTACAACTCAAGGTGGGTGTGAGCCTAACTTGAGATTGTCAATCAAAGCACAAAGGCGTCTCTTAGGATGTGACTCGATGAAGATAtttgcaagttgatctttaaaGGAGACCGAGAacagcttgagagcaccatggacaagatgataaagGATAACATGACAATCGATCTTGATGTGTTTAGTCTGTTTATGGAAGacattattttgataatatgaATGACACTCTGGTTATCACATTAAAGAGGAGTAACAGAGGATGTGGACAGACCTAAATCCTTAAGAAGCCTTCGTAGTCAAAGGAGCTCAGATATGGTATCaacaagggcacgatattctgttTCAGTACTGAAGTGGGCCAAaagagtttgtttcttgcttcgctaggaaatcaaagaagaaccaagaagaaagcaataactagTGGTGGACTTGCGAttagtgggatctcctgcctaATCAGCATCGAAGAAGGCACAGAGaataagaggagactgagcagagtaTAAAatgccatggaagagagtgctcTTCAAGTATCTAAGAATGCCTAGAACAACAGCATAATGAGTCGATCGTGAAGCAGACAGATACTGGCTCACTTGGTGGgcaacataggaaatgtctggacgagtgacagtgagataaactaggctgccaaccaatcgtctgtaaagaaagggattagacaatggtttcccccttGAGGGACTCAAATGCGTATTAAGTTCAACtagagtgtcaacagtcttgttATCAGTGAGTAACTCTagacaaaaattcaaaagcatacttggcttgagtaataaaAAGATCATTTgtggaatgagtgatttcaagaccgaAGAAGTaactgagatgtccaagatctttcatctcaaattgCTGACTGaaaaaatccttgagttcttgaatgccactaaggtcatcaccagttataaTCATATCCTCCACATATAAGAGAAGCAAAATGGTGCCTTTGTCGGTGCGACAAAGAAATAAGGTAGAATCATAATAAGTAGTAatgtaacccaaacgagagatggtagagttGAACTTGGCAAACAAAACTTATGGAatttgtttaaggccataaagtgcaagTCAAAAATAACAAACCTTGTTCGGTTCAATAGAGAGACtgggaggaggttgcatataaacttcttcacttaaattcccattaaggcatttttgacatccatctaaAAAAAGTCCCATTTACTGGCAGCGACAACAACTATGAGGGCACGAATAGATGAGATTCGAGCAACCGGAGCAagggtctcttcataatcaatttcATACTCCTGTATAAacccttttgcaacaagacgggCTTTATATTGCTCAATGGACTCATCAGAGCAAGTTTTGATCTTATAGATctacttacaaccaaccacagatttcctaGGACAGAGAGTCACCAAATCTCAAGTGTGGTTTTTaaataatgcatcaagttcctctttcattttaATATGCCATAAAGGGCCAGTTaaggcctcacgataggtgtgaggctcatgcagtgtagcaagggcaatataacaataatagtcaagtaaatgtgcaggagtAGATCTTATCTAacttgagtgacgaggtggaatgtcttgtgcaagatcTTCAGCCGGAGCAGGAGTAAGGGACCTAAGCTTAGGGTTAGGTGGCTCATCTTCAACCTGTTCATAAGAGGGTGATCCAggaaagatataaaaaatatctGGTGATTGGACAGAGAAGTCCATAGGAGGATTAGGAGTAAATATAGAAGGAATATGTGGCTCATCTAGAAAAAGATCTAAGATAGAGGAGGTAGATAGGGAGACATAGAAGTGAGAGAGCTTGACAAAGGAGCGATATTCCAAGAAGACAACATTGCGAGAGGTACACAGAcgatgagagacaggatcataacaccaCTACCCATTTTGAGTTTTGCCAtagcaaagaaaacaaaaaagtctagactaaggctcaagtttgttatacTCATATGGctaaagaagaacgaaacagACAGAACTAAAAGAGCAAAGGTGGTGATAgtttggagtttgattttggatgacaagattgtgaatgcgattaatagcatgaagaGCAACTTcaccccaaaaaggagcagaaactttggcagagagaagaaaagcacaaacagtgtcaagaatatgacgaagttttcgttcggctctaccattttgatgagaggtacctggacaagttagtttatgaacagtgccataggaatgaaAAATAGCTTGGAAAacatattgagtgtattcaagagcattatcagatcgaaaaattttgaaacatttggaaaattgagttttaaccatttttgcaaaattagaatatacttgcaataatttagAACGAcatttcatatgaaaaatccaaCTATAGTAGAgataatcatcaacaaagacaacaaaatatcaagatccaccaatactagagattAAGGAAGGCCCCCAGATATCAAAATGAATTAAGCCAAAGATATCAATGGacattgattcactagtattaaaaggaaaatttggttgttttcctaactgacatgaaacacaatcaaaattttctgtggacactgaacctaacaaatCTCTAGAAACCAAGTGTTGTACCCGAAaggaagatgcgtgaccaagtcggGCATGCCCaagtgcaagggaaggaatagaatAAACTGTAGCAACAACAGAATTAGGAGTAACaggtggaagacgaaggttgtccacgggaaacatacgcccaactcttgGACTGGTCCTAAGTTCCTGTCCAGTCCTCGGATCCTTCACAATACACTCAGAATAATCAAAGGTAATGTGATAACCCAACTTAattaattgtcccacagaaaataaattgtaagaaagatTAGGaacactaaaaaccctaggaacTGAAAGGTTGGAGGTCAAGatagaacctatattatgaccaaatATTGTGGAACTATTACCTGTGTGAATATCAAGAAGGTGTGGTGTAGGTTCAAGTTGAGAAAATAAGGATGAGTGAGATGTCATGTGGTTGCAACAAgtagaatccataagccaagaggaaagAGACATACCAGATG
This portion of the Castanea sativa cultivar Marrone di Chiusa Pesio chromosome 7, ASM4071231v1 genome encodes:
- the LOC142643560 gene encoding peroxidase 16-like; this encodes MESRSAILLSSLLFSLLLTATSAQLSSDFYKNTCPNVETLVRSAVTKKFQQTFVTAPATLRLFFHDCFVRGCDASILIDSPTNTAEKNHPDDISLAGDGFDTVVKAKAAVDSDPQCTNKVSCADILALATRDVVVLTGGPNYPVELGRRDGRISTIASVQRHLPQPFFNLDQLNSLFGFNNLTQTDMIALSGAHTIGVSHCSRFSNRIYKFSPKNRIDPTLNLAYAFQLRQMCPLNVDPTIAISLDPTTPNTFDNTYYQNLQQGKGLLSSDEVLFTDARSKSTVDLFASNNDAFQQAFVNAITKLGRVGVKTGNQGEIRHDCSQIN